One window from the genome of Pedobacter schmidteae encodes:
- the upp gene encoding uracil phosphoribosyltransferase, whose amino-acid sequence MIFDLSKTNSIANVFIAEIRDEHIQKDAMRFRTNMERIGEFFAFEISKTLEYKQTETQTPLGVAQTVQLAEQPVLATITRAGIPLHKGLLNIFDRAECAFVASYRKVHKSGNFEIAIEYISSPDLTDRIVIMADPMLATGRSMELCCKELMGRYKIKELHIVSAIASTEGVRHVRANLPKAKLWLGAIDEEMTSKSYIVPGLGDAGDLAYGAKV is encoded by the coding sequence ATGATATTCGACCTCAGTAAAACCAATTCTATTGCAAATGTTTTTATCGCTGAGATCAGGGATGAACATATTCAGAAGGATGCCATGCGTTTCCGAACCAATATGGAACGGATTGGAGAGTTTTTTGCCTTCGAGATCAGCAAAACACTCGAGTATAAACAAACAGAAACTCAAACCCCTTTGGGTGTAGCCCAAACGGTTCAGCTTGCCGAACAACCTGTCCTGGCCACTATTACCCGCGCCGGCATTCCCTTGCATAAAGGGTTGCTTAACATCTTCGACCGTGCCGAATGTGCCTTTGTGGCCTCCTACAGAAAGGTCCATAAAAGTGGCAACTTCGAAATTGCAATAGAATACATTTCCTCGCCCGATCTGACCGACAGAATTGTCATCATGGCCGATCCTATGCTGGCCACAGGCAGAAGTATGGAACTTTGCTGCAAAGAGCTGATGGGCAGATATAAAATCAAAGAACTACACATCGTATCGGCTATTGCCAGTACTGAAGGCGTAAGACATGTCAGGGCAAATTTGCCCAAAGCAAAATTATGGCTGGGCGCAATTGATGAAGAAATGACGAGTAAATCGTACATTGTACCCGGATTAGGTGATGCAGGTGATCTCGCCTACGGAGCCAAGGTTTAA
- a CDS encoding DUF7033 domain-containing protein, which produces MTLLVYVPQLSPRVKYIFGFIFKDILKTELSFTSNQGDFNASPLPKFSYAAQPLGAELFFKSTNLLFEHKITPQSTATTIFGNVKVPFPVTNSTLPFDVFAASFYFLTRYEEYPPIHNANDQLYPGQNSLQHQLGVLKLPIIDDWALILKNILLKHFPSLSFGAKGFTFQHVYVSNATTKTVSFISRTISKIKALIKSKLNGQGEKIAGIQAVLADMRHFGGISSRGLFIPDHQNEHHFNAAMKMPKSYVKLTAHKAKNDYSIHYLDYPGFRAGTCTPFFWYDLQLDKDTQLRLHPVAATDLALLGNKTSESMLLQMNELIASVKLVNGHFYFLSLCNDIRPQ; this is translated from the coding sequence ATGACACTTTTGGTATATGTTCCACAGCTTAGCCCCCGTGTAAAGTATATATTCGGCTTTATTTTCAAGGATATTCTTAAAACCGAACTTAGTTTTACCAGTAATCAAGGGGACTTTAATGCCTCTCCGCTACCCAAGTTTAGCTATGCAGCCCAGCCTTTAGGTGCCGAATTATTTTTTAAAAGTACCAATCTGCTTTTTGAACATAAGATAACTCCACAAAGCACCGCTACTACAATCTTTGGTAACGTTAAAGTACCTTTTCCCGTTACCAACAGCACCCTTCCCTTTGATGTGTTTGCGGCCTCCTTTTATTTTTTAACACGCTATGAAGAATACCCCCCTATACACAACGCCAATGATCAGCTCTATCCTGGCCAAAACAGTTTGCAACATCAACTTGGGGTATTAAAGCTTCCGATTATTGACGACTGGGCATTGATTCTCAAAAATATACTCTTAAAACACTTCCCCTCTTTGTCTTTTGGTGCCAAAGGCTTTACTTTTCAACATGTATATGTCTCAAATGCCACAACAAAAACAGTCTCTTTCATTTCCCGAACCATTAGCAAAATTAAAGCCCTCATTAAATCAAAATTAAACGGCCAGGGCGAAAAAATTGCCGGTATTCAAGCAGTCCTTGCCGACATGCGGCACTTTGGGGGAATCAGCAGCCGGGGGCTATTTATCCCCGATCATCAAAATGAGCATCATTTTAATGCCGCCATGAAAATGCCCAAAAGCTATGTCAAACTAACCGCACACAAGGCCAAAAATGACTACAGCATACACTATCTGGACTATCCGGGCTTCAGGGCCGGAACCTGTACGCCTTTTTTCTGGTATGACCTGCAATTGGATAAAGACACACAACTACGGTTGCATCCTGTAGCTGCAACAGACCTTGCACTCCTTGGCAACAAAACGTCTGAATCGATGTTGTTACAAATGAATGAACTTATTGCCAGTGTTAAACTGGTTAATGGTCATTTTTATTTTTTATCTTTATGTAATGATATTCGACCTCAGTAA
- the uvrB gene encoding excinuclease ABC subunit UvrB, giving the protein MKFNIVSDYSPTGDQPNAIKQLVEGVNNEEHYQTLLGVTGSGKTFTIANVIQETQKPTLILSHNKTLAAQLYGEFKQFFPENAVNYFVSYYDYYQPEAFIASSNTYIEKDLSINEEIEKLRLRTTSALMSGRRDVIVVSSISCIYGMGNPEDFSRSVFRFSVGTRISRNSFLHNLVEILYARTTNDFKRGTFRVKGDTVDIFPAYLDTAYRISFFGDDIEELSVIDPVTGKTLDKLEDMAIYPANLFVTPKDRFNSSIWGIQEELEVRKNQLIGDRHLLEAKRLEERVNFDIEMMKELGYCSGIENYSRFFDGRAPGMRPFCLLDYFPEDYLMVIDESHVTVPQIRAMYGGDRSRKLSLVEYGFRLPSALDNRPLNFDEFERLAPQTIYVSATPADYELQKSEGVVIEQVIRPTGLLDPLIEVRPAINQVDDLLDEIDKTIKQGDRVLVTTLTKRMAEELTKYMDRLNIRCRYIHSEVKTLERVEILRGLRLGEFDVLIGINLLREGLDLPEVSLVAILDADKEGFLRSDRALIQTIGRAARNDRGRVVMYADKFTESMERTIEETNRRREKQVAYNLEHGIVPKTVGKSREAILEQTSVLDFSSGETKRAKAYVEVDEVSMAADPIVQYMTKAEMQKSIDKTRKEMGKAAKDMDFLLAARLRDEMFAMEKMFEEKFAKS; this is encoded by the coding sequence ATGAAATTTAATATCGTTTCGGATTATAGCCCTACAGGTGATCAGCCCAATGCCATAAAACAATTGGTAGAAGGTGTAAATAACGAAGAACATTATCAGACCCTGTTGGGGGTAACCGGATCGGGAAAAACCTTTACGATTGCCAACGTCATTCAGGAAACGCAAAAGCCAACGTTGATCCTGAGTCACAACAAAACACTTGCTGCCCAGTTGTATGGAGAGTTTAAACAGTTTTTCCCCGAAAATGCGGTCAACTATTTTGTTTCTTATTATGATTATTACCAGCCTGAGGCCTTTATTGCCAGCAGTAACACTTATATAGAGAAAGATTTAAGTATCAACGAGGAAATTGAAAAGCTGAGGTTGCGGACTACTTCAGCATTGATGTCGGGCCGTCGGGATGTAATAGTGGTTTCGTCCATTTCCTGTATCTATGGTATGGGAAATCCCGAAGATTTTTCGAGATCGGTATTCCGCTTTTCGGTTGGAACCAGAATTTCGAGAAATTCCTTTTTACATAACCTGGTTGAGATTTTATATGCACGTACCACGAATGATTTTAAGCGGGGAACATTTAGGGTAAAAGGAGATACAGTGGATATTTTCCCAGCCTACCTGGATACGGCTTACCGCATTTCTTTTTTTGGGGATGATATTGAGGAGCTGAGTGTGATAGATCCGGTGACTGGCAAGACTCTGGATAAGCTGGAAGATATGGCCATTTACCCGGCCAACTTGTTTGTAACACCTAAAGACAGGTTCAACTCGTCTATATGGGGTATACAGGAAGAACTGGAGGTTCGTAAAAATCAGTTGATTGGGGACAGGCATTTGCTGGAGGCCAAAAGGTTAGAAGAACGGGTCAACTTTGATATTGAGATGATGAAGGAACTGGGCTATTGCTCGGGTATTGAGAACTATTCGCGTTTTTTTGACGGACGTGCCCCGGGGATGCGTCCCTTCTGTCTGTTGGATTATTTTCCTGAAGATTATTTAATGGTGATTGACGAAAGCCATGTTACTGTACCACAGATCAGGGCGATGTATGGAGGCGATCGTTCGCGTAAATTGTCACTGGTGGAATATGGTTTCCGTTTGCCATCCGCACTGGATAACCGGCCTTTGAATTTTGATGAATTTGAGCGTCTGGCCCCGCAGACCATATATGTAAGTGCAACACCTGCGGATTATGAATTGCAGAAATCGGAAGGTGTGGTAATCGAACAGGTGATCAGGCCTACAGGGTTGTTAGATCCATTGATTGAGGTACGCCCGGCAATTAACCAGGTGGATGATCTGTTGGATGAAATTGATAAGACCATTAAACAGGGCGACCGGGTATTGGTGACTACGCTGACCAAAAGGATGGCGGAAGAACTGACAAAATATATGGACCGGTTGAATATCAGATGCCGTTACATTCACTCGGAGGTGAAAACATTGGAACGGGTAGAAATTTTACGTGGTTTGCGTTTGGGTGAGTTTGATGTACTGATAGGAATTAACTTGCTGCGTGAAGGACTGGATTTACCGGAGGTTTCTCTGGTGGCTATTCTTGATGCGGATAAGGAGGGCTTCCTTCGTTCAGATCGGGCGCTTATCCAGACCATTGGAAGGGCAGCCAGGAACGACAGGGGAAGGGTGGTGATGTATGCAGACAAGTTTACGGAATCGATGGAGCGTACCATAGAAGAAACCAACAGGCGTAGAGAAAAGCAGGTTGCCTATAATCTGGAGCATGGCATAGTGCCTAAAACAGTAGGTAAAAGCAGAGAGGCAATACTGGAACAGACTTCGGTGCTGGACTTCAGCTCGGGCGAAACCAAACGAGCCAAAGCTTATGTGGAAGTGGATGAAGTGAGTATGGCTGCTGATCCTATTGTTCAGTATATGACCAAGGCAGAAATGCAGAAATCTATTGATAAAACACGTAAGGAGATGGGTAAGGCGGCCAAGGATATGGACTTTTTACTGGCAGCCAGATTGAGGGATGAAATGTTTGCGATGGAAAAAATGTTTGAAGAAAAATTTGCTAAGTCGTAA
- a CDS encoding YwbE family protein: MDGKNRKDIYPGLEVDIILKKDQRSGKLTRGIVANLLTSAAFHSRGIKVRLEDGQIGRVAYVVDDI; the protein is encoded by the coding sequence ATGGACGGAAAGAACAGAAAGGACATATATCCTGGATTGGAAGTGGATATCATTTTGAAGAAAGACCAGAGGAGTGGAAAATTGACCCGCGGAATTGTAGCGAATTTGCTGACTTCAGCCGCATTTCACTCCAGGGGTATAAAGGTTAGGTTGGAAGACGGACAAATAGGCAGGGTAGCCTATGTAGTGGATGACATTTGA
- a CDS encoding DUF4834 domain-containing protein, giving the protein MALIKFILITLLIIYIIRIILRLVFPMVLRSMFSKVQQQAENQARQRNEKPEGSISIDYMPPKPKTGKTDQLGDFVDYEELK; this is encoded by the coding sequence ATGGCACTTATAAAATTCATATTAATCACCCTACTGATCATATATATCATACGCATTATTCTTCGTTTAGTGTTTCCAATGGTTTTGAGAAGCATGTTCAGTAAGGTACAGCAACAGGCCGAAAACCAGGCCAGACAACGGAATGAGAAACCGGAAGGATCTATTTCGATTGATTATATGCCACCAAAGCCTAAAACGGGGAAAACGGATCAGCTTGGAGATTTTGTAGATTATGAAGAGCTGAAATAG
- a CDS encoding DUF4440 domain-containing protein, translating into MTDELQIKQARLDSNACIAKKDVDGVAKYWMPDFVQIAGDGSHTIGKAKIAADWKYMFARESPLFERLPQEIKISENGSLAWESGTWNYKNAAYHGNYSAMWRKVKGKWLTQCELYVSLN; encoded by the coding sequence TTGACGGACGAGCTTCAAATTAAACAGGCCAGATTAGATTCTAATGCCTGTATTGCTAAGAAAGATGTAGATGGCGTTGCCAAATATTGGATGCCTGATTTTGTACAGATTGCAGGTGATGGGAGTCATACGATAGGTAAGGCTAAAATAGCTGCAGATTGGAAATATATGTTTGCCAGGGAAAGTCCACTGTTTGAACGTCTGCCACAGGAGATCAAAATTAGTGAAAATGGTAGCCTGGCCTGGGAAAGTGGGACCTGGAATTACAAAAACGCAGCTTATCATGGCAATTATTCGGCTATGTGGCGTAAAGTTAAGGGCAAATGGCTTACACAGTGCGAGCTGTATGTTTCTTTGAATTAG
- a CDS encoding UDP-2,3-diacylglucosamine diphosphatase: MTSKREVEIAVISDVHLGTYGCHAKELLKYLKSIKPKMLILNGDIIDIWQFSKRYWPETHMKVVRKLMKFVVEGVPVYYLTGNHDELLRKFADMHMGAFHLQNKLVVELDGKKAWFFHGDVFDVTMQHSKWLAKLGAVGYDTLILINSFVNWLLGVLGREKMSFSKRIKAKFKDAVKFINGFEHTAAELAAEKGYEYVVCGHIHQPEMRNIVTDNGTVTYLNSGDWVENLTALEYYDKSWKIFKYEQKNFQKDEVEEGDLSDGEDLHSKLDINALLQKIKLEVV, translated from the coding sequence ATGACATCTAAAAGAGAAGTTGAAATTGCCGTAATCTCGGATGTACACTTAGGCACCTATGGTTGCCATGCTAAAGAACTCTTGAAATATCTCAAGAGCATCAAACCCAAAATGCTGATCTTAAACGGAGATATCATTGATATCTGGCAGTTTAGTAAAAGGTACTGGCCCGAGACGCATATGAAAGTAGTGCGGAAACTGATGAAATTTGTAGTGGAGGGGGTACCTGTTTATTACCTGACAGGCAATCATGACGAGCTGTTGCGCAAGTTTGCAGATATGCATATGGGTGCATTCCATCTGCAGAATAAGCTGGTGGTAGAACTGGATGGTAAAAAAGCCTGGTTTTTTCACGGAGATGTATTTGATGTGACCATGCAGCATTCTAAATGGTTGGCCAAATTGGGCGCTGTAGGCTACGATACGCTGATATTGATCAATAGCTTTGTAAATTGGCTGCTGGGTGTATTGGGTAGGGAAAAGATGAGCTTTTCGAAGCGAATTAAGGCGAAATTCAAAGATGCCGTAAAATTTATCAATGGTTTTGAGCATACTGCGGCTGAATTGGCTGCTGAGAAAGGTTATGAGTATGTGGTATGTGGACATATCCACCAGCCGGAAATGCGCAATATTGTAACCGATAATGGAACAGTTACTTATTTAAATAGTGGCGACTGGGTAGAAAACCTGACGGCCCTGGAATATTACGACAAGTCCTGGAAGATTTTTAAATATGAACAGAAAAATTTTCAGAAGGATGAAGTGGAAGAAGGGGATTTGTCTGATGGAGAAGACTTACACAGTAAGCTGGATATCAACGCCCTGTTGCAAAAGATTAAGCTAGAAGTTGTTTAG
- a CDS encoding glycosyltransferase family protein gives MKILYAIQGTGNGHISRAREIVPLLQQYGDVDLLISGTQADVKLSQEVKYQLHGFSFIFGKKGGVNHYETWKSMNLRRFAKDMREIPLKDYNLILNDFEPVTAWACKTKGIESVGLSHQASFQSRKVPKPKSIDWAQLVMKYYAPATHYVGFHFDRYDDFIYTPVIRAEIRNMLTSNLGHYTVYLPAIDDQYLVPLLKQIPLVKWEVFSKHCKQAYVDGNISVHPVNNELFNKSLASCEGLFTGGGFEGPAEALYLGKKLLVAPMKFQYEQQCNAYALKQFGLPVVWGSNKNWLPVIKDWVSRPQEHQFYFPDETAEVIDKVVKQFAR, from the coding sequence ATGAAGATACTTTACGCCATACAGGGTACAGGTAACGGCCATATCAGCCGTGCCAGAGAGATTGTCCCTTTATTACAGCAATATGGTGATGTTGATTTGCTGATCAGTGGTACACAGGCTGATGTAAAACTGAGCCAGGAAGTGAAATATCAATTACACGGGTTTAGTTTTATTTTTGGGAAAAAGGGTGGGGTAAACCATTACGAAACCTGGAAAAGTATGAACCTGCGACGTTTTGCCAAGGATATGCGCGAAATTCCGTTAAAAGATTATAACCTGATCTTGAATGATTTTGAACCGGTTACGGCCTGGGCCTGTAAAACAAAAGGAATAGAAAGTGTAGGCCTTAGTCACCAGGCCTCTTTCCAATCCAGAAAAGTTCCCAAGCCTAAAAGTATAGACTGGGCCCAGTTGGTGATGAAATATTATGCTCCGGCAACACATTATGTTGGCTTCCATTTTGACCGGTATGATGATTTTATTTATACCCCGGTTATCAGGGCCGAAATCAGAAATATGTTGACAAGTAACCTGGGGCATTATACAGTTTATTTGCCAGCCATAGATGACCAGTATCTGGTGCCGCTGCTGAAGCAAATACCGTTAGTTAAGTGGGAGGTTTTTTCGAAACATTGCAAGCAGGCCTATGTCGATGGGAATATAAGTGTGCACCCTGTTAACAATGAGTTGTTTAACAAGAGCCTTGCTTCCTGCGAAGGTTTATTTACCGGAGGTGGATTTGAGGGGCCCGCCGAGGCGCTTTACTTAGGTAAAAAATTATTGGTGGCACCAATGAAATTTCAATATGAGCAGCAATGTAATGCCTATGCTTTGAAACAATTTGGCTTACCTGTAGTTTGGGGCAGCAATAAAAACTGGCTGCCGGTGATTAAGGATTGGGTGAGTAGGCCTCAGGAACATCAGTTTTATTTTCCAGATGAAACAGCTGAGGTAATTGATAAAGTTGTGAAGCAGTTTGCCAGATAA
- a CDS encoding DUF6427 family protein, with translation MINQFRTLNPVNLLILFAYTFFMRMAIFAELPAQLNFEFLESYTRFFIQIPVQSLFSASSNVFFAGILTYAQAILFNRVVNNHGLLNKPGFLPALMYITGTSLFMPFLVLSPTLICNFLLIWMMDKFLKIGKSPNAIMIMFDIGMIIAIGTLIYFPFIVMLVMIWLALLLYRSFNWREWVSGLVGFLTIFFFVGVFYYWNDSLSMFYKIWLPLGNKFPSVFKINYNDYLVLVPVVVMMVLAVLQLRENFFRSFISTRKAFQMLFFMFLVSIVSFYTKPDFRLYHFLLCVPPGAVLLAYYFSNAKKRWFYESLFLILVFAIQYFLFV, from the coding sequence ATGATCAATCAATTTAGAACCTTAAATCCTGTAAACCTGCTGATACTTTTTGCATATACTTTTTTTATGCGGATGGCTATTTTTGCGGAACTCCCTGCTCAGCTCAATTTTGAATTCCTGGAATCTTATACCAGATTTTTTATTCAGATACCTGTACAGAGTTTGTTTTCTGCTTCGAGCAATGTTTTTTTTGCAGGGATTTTGACATATGCTCAGGCTATTTTATTTAACCGGGTAGTTAATAATCATGGTTTGTTGAACAAGCCAGGTTTTTTACCTGCGCTGATGTATATCACCGGAACGAGTTTGTTTATGCCTTTTTTGGTGCTTAGCCCTACGCTGATCTGTAATTTTTTGTTGATTTGGATGATGGACAAATTCTTGAAGATCGGAAAGTCGCCAAATGCCATTATGATCATGTTTGATATTGGAATGATCATCGCTATCGGGACATTAATTTATTTTCCATTTATCGTGATGCTGGTGATGATATGGCTTGCCTTATTGTTGTACCGGTCATTTAACTGGAGAGAGTGGGTTTCGGGATTGGTAGGTTTTTTAACGATTTTCTTTTTTGTTGGCGTATTTTACTATTGGAATGACAGCTTGTCGATGTTCTACAAAATATGGCTTCCTTTAGGCAATAAATTTCCGTCTGTTTTTAAGATCAATTATAACGATTACCTGGTGTTGGTGCCGGTAGTTGTGATGATGGTGCTTGCAGTACTTCAACTGAGGGAGAATTTTTTCAGAAGTTTTATCAGTACGAGGAAGGCTTTTCAAATGTTGTTTTTTATGTTTTTGGTGAGTATTGTTAGTTTCTATACCAAGCCCGATTTCAGGTTATATCATTTCCTGTTGTGTGTGCCACCGGGAGCGGTTTTGCTGGCTTATTATTTTTCAAATGCCAAAAAACGATGGTTTTATGAAAGCTTATTTCTTATCCTTGTTTTTGCCATTCAGTACTTTTTGTTTGTTTAA
- a CDS encoding type III pantothenate kinase — MHNLVIDIGNTKSKLAVFSEKTLVEYQVLKDIVPAALISLIRQYDVVNSAVSSVRADLGEVIEVLKSNTNYIPFSTGINTGIKNYYQTLSTLGLDRWAKVIAANSCYPGKNCLMIDAGTCITYDLLNSGAEYFGGSISLGIAMRFKALHHFTGKLPLVGWDKEGEIPKGTDTNTAIKNGVLQGVINEVEGFISSYNKENNGLTVLLTGGDAAFLLEQLKNSIFAPQIIHDPYLVLKGLNEVIAFEYVQKN, encoded by the coding sequence ATGCATAATCTGGTTATAGACATTGGTAATACAAAGAGTAAGCTAGCTGTTTTTAGTGAAAAGACTTTAGTGGAATACCAGGTTCTTAAAGACATTGTACCTGCTGCACTGATCAGTTTGATCAGGCAGTATGACGTTGTTAATTCGGCGGTTTCGAGTGTCAGGGCGGATTTAGGTGAGGTGATTGAGGTATTAAAGTCGAACACCAATTATATTCCTTTTTCTACCGGCATAAATACGGGGATAAAAAATTACTACCAAACGCTATCTACGCTTGGCCTCGACAGATGGGCCAAAGTAATTGCCGCAAATAGTTGTTATCCGGGAAAAAATTGTTTGATGATAGATGCAGGGACCTGTATTACTTACGACCTGTTGAATAGTGGTGCAGAGTATTTTGGGGGGAGTATAAGCCTTGGAATAGCGATGCGTTTTAAAGCTCTACATCATTTTACAGGAAAACTGCCATTGGTAGGATGGGATAAAGAAGGAGAGATCCCCAAGGGAACTGATACCAATACAGCAATAAAAAATGGAGTTTTACAAGGAGTAATTAATGAAGTTGAGGGTTTTATATCCTCTTATAATAAAGAAAATAATGGCCTGACGGTATTGTTAACAGGTGGTGACGCTGCTTTTTTGCTAGAACAATTAAAAAACAGCATCTTTGCGCCTCAAATTATACACGATCCGTATTTGGTGTTAAAAGGATTAAATGAAGTTATTGCATTTGAATATGTACAAAAAAATTAA
- a CDS encoding peptidylprolyl isomerase has translation MGLMTFLRNRAGYILIGAIGFAIVAFLVGDAINVGKPFWAESQKVVGSVDGEEINIDQFSPKVEQSLAQFKQQYGGSGNAQMQAMAVDNVWQGEIASILLGKEYTRLGLTVSSDELADLIKGNNPSPIIVQYFGNPQTGEVDRAQVLRTFKEGYKDPKIAPQLRAVENEIEKQALQKKYANLISNSIYVTTLEANDEYLNRNKLASFKYTVLDYASLPDANVKLTESDYSDYYNENKKRFENPTETRSFEYVAFSVNPTKADSAAVKLQVEKLAADFKTAANDSLFAAVNSDVKVPYVYMSKGKLDPAVDSVVFNLPAGSYYGPKFSGNSYKLVKVIDTRFSPDSVKASHILIDPSRMGGADKAKKLADSLRTLVQNGASFASLAKQYSIDGSKDKGGDLGTFSRGQMVPVFEDAAFNGKPGDLKIVTSQFGVHLIKIEKQVGSSKVAKLAYIEKGLVSSNKTRDAAYKQASSFLNEVKGNNFAELAQQRKLTVGVADKVTPTQGFAPGLDNPRQLIRDAYAADKGDVLKEVYQMDNAYVVARVTDVKPKGTLSLDAVKKDIEPMVRVAVKAKMLTEKVNKALEGASKIDQVAQKLGKTVAPVENIVFANPIIPGAAQENKLVGSVFGSQPGKLSKAVDGVQGVYVFSVDGFSNPAPLANTYKQKETMMQANTQRSLGAAFQALQDKSTIKDNRVKFY, from the coding sequence ATGGGATTAATGACATTTTTGCGGAATCGCGCTGGCTATATTTTGATAGGAGCTATCGGTTTTGCAATTGTTGCATTTTTAGTTGGTGATGCAATTAACGTAGGTAAGCCATTTTGGGCGGAATCTCAAAAAGTTGTAGGATCGGTTGACGGTGAAGAAATTAACATAGACCAGTTTAGCCCGAAAGTGGAGCAAAGCCTGGCTCAGTTTAAGCAACAATATGGCGGATCTGGCAATGCACAGATGCAGGCGATGGCTGTAGATAATGTATGGCAAGGTGAAATTGCGAGTATCCTTTTAGGTAAAGAATATACCCGTTTGGGTTTGACGGTTTCCAGTGATGAATTGGCCGATCTGATAAAAGGAAACAATCCAAGTCCTATAATCGTGCAATATTTTGGTAATCCGCAAACAGGAGAAGTGGATAGAGCTCAGGTATTAAGGACTTTTAAAGAAGGTTATAAGGATCCTAAAATTGCACCTCAACTGAGAGCTGTAGAGAATGAGATTGAGAAACAGGCATTGCAAAAGAAATATGCCAATTTAATCAGCAATTCTATTTATGTAACTACATTGGAGGCTAATGATGAATACCTGAACCGTAATAAGCTGGCCAGTTTCAAATATACTGTGCTGGATTACGCGTCTTTACCTGATGCCAATGTAAAGCTTACAGAGTCTGACTATTCAGATTATTATAATGAAAATAAAAAGCGTTTTGAGAATCCTACAGAAACGCGTTCATTTGAGTATGTCGCTTTTAGTGTGAATCCTACAAAAGCGGATTCTGCGGCAGTAAAATTACAGGTTGAGAAATTGGCTGCAGATTTCAAAACAGCGGCAAATGACTCTTTATTTGCTGCAGTTAACTCTGATGTGAAAGTGCCTTATGTTTATATGTCAAAAGGTAAGTTAGATCCGGCCGTTGATTCGGTAGTATTTAATCTTCCTGCAGGTAGCTACTATGGTCCAAAGTTCTCAGGAAATTCTTATAAACTGGTTAAAGTTATTGATACTCGTTTTTCGCCAGACTCTGTAAAAGCAAGTCATATTTTAATTGATCCTTCGAGAATGGGGGGAGCAGATAAAGCAAAAAAATTGGCCGATTCATTGAGAACTTTAGTTCAGAATGGTGCTAGTTTTGCTTCATTGGCTAAACAATATAGCATTGATGGTTCTAAAGACAAAGGTGGAGACCTGGGTACATTTAGCCGTGGTCAAATGGTTCCGGTGTTTGAAGATGCTGCTTTTAATGGCAAGCCTGGAGATCTTAAGATTGTTACTTCTCAGTTTGGAGTTCACCTGATCAAAATTGAAAAACAAGTTGGTTCTTCTAAAGTGGCTAAGCTGGCTTATATTGAGAAAGGACTGGTTTCGAGTAATAAGACAAGAGATGCAGCTTACAAACAAGCTAGCAGCTTCCTGAATGAGGTAAAAGGCAATAACTTTGCCGAGTTGGCTCAACAAAGAAAGCTGACTGTGGGTGTTGCAGATAAAGTTACGCCAACACAAGGCTTTGCCCCTGGATTGGATAATCCACGTCAGCTGATTCGTGATGCTTATGCTGCCGATAAAGGCGATGTACTGAAAGAAGTTTATCAAATGGATAATGCTTATGTTGTTGCCCGTGTTACAGACGTTAAGCCAAAAGGAACCCTTTCTTTGGATGCTGTTAAAAAAGACATCGAGCCTATGGTTCGTGTTGCAGTAAAAGCTAAAATGCTTACCGAGAAAGTAAATAAAGCATTGGAGGGTGCATCAAAAATTGATCAGGTTGCTCAGAAGCTAGGCAAAACTGTTGCCCCGGTTGAAAATATCGTATTTGCGAATCCAATTATTCCGGGTGCTGCCCAGGAGAATAAATTGGTAGGATCTGTTTTTGGTTCACAACCAGGGAAACTTTCTAAAGCTGTTGACGGTGTTCAGGGCGTATATGTATTTAGTGTAGATGGTTTCAGTAATCCTGCTCCGTTGGCTAATACTTATAAACAAAAAGAAACGATGATGCAAGCGAATACACAACGCTCTTTGGGTGCTGCATTCCAGGCATTGCAGGATAAGAGTACGATAAAAGACAATAGAGTGAAATTCTATTAA